The sequence ATGTTGGTTTGGCATTCAGATAATTtagttcaaattttaaaaattgaaaaataaaataaaattagaacaTAAAAGAGTCCATTAGAATTTAGAAGCTTGAGCAAGGAAGGAAGTGAAGAAAACCTAGAAGGCCAAAGCTAGAGGAGAAATATCTATATACATACAGATAACACACATCGACATATTTATATAGATGGTGGGCTcagaacatcatcatcatcatcaaaacaatcagcagcagcaacaaagGAGCAAAAAAGCTTTAGGGATGGTGGCTCTCCACGAGGCCCTAAGAACCGTTTGTCTCAACACCGACTGGACTTACTCTGTCTTCTGGTCGATCCGTCCCCGTCCGTACGTAcctctctcccctctctctttttaCTCTACAACATctcggtctctctctctctctctctctctctctctctctcaaaccgatgtctttttttgttcttcaggaGAGTTCGAGGCGGTGGCAACGGCTGCAAAGTTGGCGACGACAATGGAAGCTTGTAAGTTacactttttttcaaaaaaaaattataggttACCCATATATATAGTCAAGACTTAACCTACTTTAGTTTAGTCTTTATGAAACATGGTTAAAGAAAGTCAACATTTTCCCCTATGGTTTATCACTTTACCGTATAGTAGTCACCGGAAACTTTCCTCGGAAAGAAACTAGTTAGACAGACTATTTATTAGTACTCTATaggcttgaaaaaaaaaccaaaataattacaGAACTTGCATGAACATCCTAGACATGATCATGATCACGTAGCTATGAGATGAGACTATATCTAAACTACCTTTCAATTATAAGTTATGATCtgtttaataaacaaataaaaaaaagttataattatCATGATCTGGTGGAAAAAACATCAAGTCATCAACGTTAGATGATCTGGTGGGATAACCATAGTATCCATTTATTGATCATAATTAATGATTTGTGATGAGTAGAGagatttacaaattaaatacaCTATGTATTATTGACATATTGATATACAGGATGTTGATGTGGGAAGATGGATActgcagaggaagaggaggaacaGAAGGCTGCTATGGAGACATGGAAGGGGAAGATCCTGTTCGTAAATCTTTCAGCAAGATGtcaattcagttatataattaTGGCGAAGGGTGGGTACTTGGTAGGTccttaattactttttattatcGTGTCTATGtgcatgaatatatataactcCTGACCTAACCACTGCAAATTAGCCGAaaatagaaactatatatatatcttctggGGTTTGCAACATATATACTTCTTGGCTCTTGCCAACAGGTTAATGGGGAAGGTTGCTTCTGACAAATGCCATAAATGGGTTTTCAAGGAACAAACTGAATCTGAATCTAATGCCTCTAGTTACTGGCAAAGCTCATTTGATGCTgtaagttttttgtttacagAATCAAATGAcacaattattttataaaaatatttcctCTGCAAGACTGAGATCTATCTCTTGAAAATGCAGATTCCTTCAGAGTGGAATGATCAGTTCGAATCTGGGATTCAGGTAATATAAAGAACAATATATAACCATATATGAAAATGTTCTTGactttcttgtttctcaagTAACCTTTGCATCTACAGACCATAGCTGTCATTCAAGCTGGACATGGCCTTTTACAACTTGGTTCTTGCAAGATTGTAAGTTTTCACAGTAAATTAGTTTTAACACTTGGGATCTTTCGGTTATGTTCTCTAAATGGGCTGTTATTACTCAGATACCTGAAGATCTGCACTTTGTTCTTCGGATGAGGCACACGTTTGAATCACTCGGCTACCAATCCGGCTTTTACCTCTCTCAGCTCTTCTCCTCAAACCGAACTACTTCGTCTTCAAACACATCGCTCATGGGCTCAAGCCACGCTATACTTCCTCCACAGACTCAACCATTACAACCCTCTCTTCCTCACTACAACTGGAGCGGTACAAGCCAACGGCCAATGATGGCTCAAACCTCTTTGCCTAACTACCAGCCTCACATGCCTTTTCCAGTAATGCCACACTCAAACAAAGAACAAGATCCCGACGTGAAATGGCCCACGGGACTATCTTTCTTCAATGCATTGACTAACAATGTCAACGCGAAGCTTTTGTTTGACTCGGAGGGGTTAGGTGACAAAACAGACCACCAGAGCCACCAAAACCAGAGCCAGGAACAGAGCAATTCTGAGAGTCAAGCGAATCCGAGCGAGTTCTTGAGCCTTGATAGTCACCACCGAAACATGAGTTTCTTGGAGTGATGGTCTTCCTGTCTGACCTAAGAACTTAGTTTGCTTCTGTCTCTGTGtctcttgtttgttgtttggatcGTTTCTCATCACTTCTGTTAAACATAGTCAACctacttctctcttctcttttttttcatcgCTCtactatctcttttttttctttcaaccaTTTAGCATTTTTCTTTCCTAAAAAACTTTTCTAGACCCTTTCTTTACGGCAtgattaagttttgttttaaaaataaattataacaatttcAAATCATcaagttttttgttgttgaaaatatataacatgaCATTCTCCTTATACTATTATCGCAactgtattttttaatttactatatacatacataaatctTTATGTTCTCGTAAGTCATATATAAGATATAGTTGAAGATActcaataaaaatttaaaactctacTAGAGTATAGTTAATTTCTTCATAGCATTAGGCCATTAGTCAAGAACTTAAGATACTTTTATGTATTAATTGATTACTCTGAAAGacaaatattttagttaaagaaaCGCCAAACACCCAAAAACCCACAAGCCAATATAGTTTTTTACTATTGAATGAACAATCCTCTCTGTTTCATATACAACCACGTCACCACTCATCATTTCACAAAGT comes from Camelina sativa cultivar DH55 chromosome 19, Cs, whole genome shotgun sequence and encodes:
- the LOC104765348 gene encoding transcription factor LHW-like; protein product: MVGSEHHHHHQNNQQQQQRSKKALGMVALHEALRTVCLNTDWTYSVFWSIRPRPRVRGGGNGCKVGDDNGSLMLMWEDGYCRGRGGTEGCYGDMEGEDPVRKSFSKMSIQLYNYGEGLMGKVASDKCHKWVFKEQTESESNASSYWQSSFDAIPSEWNDQFESGIQTIAVIQAGHGLLQLGSCKIIPEDLHFVLRMRHTFESLGYQSGFYLSQLFSSNRTTSSSNTSLMGSSHAILPPQTQPLQPSLPHYNWSGTSQRPMMAQTSLPNYQPHMPFPVMPHSNKEQDPDVKWPTGLSFFNALTNNVNAKLLFDSEGLGDKTDHQSHQNQSQEQSNSESQANPSEFLSLDSHHRNMSFLE